ACCTTCAAGAGGTTATCTCCGTTGCCAAGAGTATAAAAATAGAGCTTACAGAAGAAGGGAAGGTAATTCTCAACGGCAGGGATGTAACTTGGGAGATTAGAAAACCAGAAGGTGGCTACTTAGCCTCTCAGGTTGCCCGCTTTAAGGAAATTAGAGAGGTAGTAGTAGAGCTCCTTAGAGAGATGGCAAAGGGCAAAAAGATAGTCATTGATGGAAGGGATGCAGGTTCTTACATCTTTCCTGAGGCAGACCTTAAAATCTACCTAACGGCTACTCCAGAAGAAAGGGCTAAGAGAAGGTATGAGGAACTTAAAAAGAGGGGCTTTAACGTCTCATACGAAGAGGTGCTGAAAGAGGTTGTGGAGAGAGACGAGAGAGATAGAAACAGACCCTTTGCACCCCTTGTAGTTCCAGAGGGAGCTATTGTTATAGATACAACAGGAAAAAGCCTTGAAACAGTTATTTCTGAGATATCTCAGCTTATAAAAAATGGAAATGACTGTTGACACCTCTTTGACTTTTGCCTATATTAGCCACCGTCAAAATTGAAAGGCCTTCAAAGAGGCCTTGA
The sequence above is a segment of the Phorcysia thermohydrogeniphila genome. Coding sequences within it:
- the cmk gene encoding (d)CMP kinase, whose translation is MPEPMIITIDGPAGAGKSTVAKEISRRFGYFHLDSGALYRAIGYACSLKGADLNNLQEVISVAKSIKIELTEEGKVILNGRDVTWEIRKPEGGYLASQVARFKEIREVVVELLREMAKGKKIVIDGRDAGSYIFPEADLKIYLTATPEERAKRRYEELKKRGFNVSYEEVLKEVVERDERDRNRPFAPLVVPEGAIVIDTTGKSLETVISEISQLIKNGNDC